The Plasmodium relictum strain SGS1 genome assembly, chromosome: 9 genome window below encodes:
- the VPS35 gene encoding vacuolar protein sorting-associated protein 35, putative, which translates to MNTYKDFNNAIDQKKLLDECIFVVKEQSFYMKQSLENGSLRDTLKYASNMLCELRTSLLSPKHYYELYMIIFNELQHLDNFISDKKKHKKKFIDIYESVQHAGNIIPRLYLLIIVGRNYIKNKDIKAKYILKDMTELCKGIQHPLRGLFLRYFLIQMCKDRIPDTGSEYEEAGGGNIDDAFEFLLTNFYESLKLWSRMNDQTIKIPTLQDDKVVNNRIKVLKEKMDVKMLVGSILVRMSQLEGMTTQYYIEKCLPKLLLYLSNINDSLIQQYIFESIVQVFSDECHIYSLETLLNAVLKINSSLDFKSILITLLKRLRSFIESNKYELPKNIDIFNLFYDNLVLYVNKTLETCTKTKFNSIYENSKKCKLNNGNMENLKNSDNNDIVQNNNDSNNINDNFNNLNSDLNNIINNNNNEIKYNTNDDVGIINSEEYVQNIVKMLQVIYEFIFLCIRIYDNISISKLFVLPYTIVSNVSLDNDLICEQVISIIVLPFSYLGLSALNSKDMQKLLSSVNERHKKKLSLDIIDAIIECKNKSIVYEDVEEILKYISYIFHEKEKKDDVFNLENSSTYTSEKLCKFFHIITNTNNIEQKYNIYMLFYKYIADSSYLIHLLPTIIFSMLNLVTTITNLVTNQSEKKEDNYDDLVEDKNDKISNHFSIDSQNDILDEKRVNQYNMYVKNIFKFIHTNLLSVSSKIPLLAFKLFLYSAVVVNNYNNFLQAYQYISFDNLEAICYEFITQPLIIYEEDINISSQQFDCIIWAVGIMCSHITLLENENYENIALKLTQHASKLLKKKDQCIGVLQCSHLYWENKKYRNSSKVFDCLQKSIKNADIAMQSNSDNIFLFVYMLQKYVYYYEAENIEITEDSLHYLISVCHDYYNQTNSDNIFKQEYKQIVKYIYEKKKNSNLFHKINVDTSILL; encoded by the exons ATGAATACATATAAAGATTTTAATAATGCAATagatcaaaaaaaattattggaCGAATGTATATTTGTAGTTAAAGAACAAAGTTTTTATATGAAACAATCATTG gaAAATGGATCACTAAGGGATACATTAAAATATGCTTCAAATATGCTGTGTGAACTGAGAACTTCTTTGTTATCCCCTAAACATTattatgaattatatatGATAATATTTAATGAGTTGCAGCATTTAGATAACTTTATAAGTGATAAAaagaaacataaaaaaaaatttattgatATATATGAAAGTGTTCAACATGCCGGGAATATTATTCCAcgtttatatttattaataattgttggtagaaattatataaagaataaagATATTAAAGCAAAATACATATTAAAAGACATGACTGAACTATGCAAAGGTATTCAACACCCATTAAGAGGTCTATTTTTgagatattttttaatacaaatGTGTAAAGATAGAATACCAGATACAGGGAGCGAATATGAAGAAGCAGGTGGGGGGAATATTGATGATGcttttgaatttttattaacaaatttttatgaaagcTTAAAACTATGGAGTCGTATGAATGATCAAACTATAAAGATACCAACTTTACAAGATGATAAAGTAGTTAATAATAGaataaaagttttaaaagaaaaaatggaCGTAAAAATGTTGGTTGGTTCTATTTTAGTAAGAATGTCACAGTTAGAAGGTATGACAACACAATACTATATTGAAAAATGTTTACCAAAATTACTATTGTATTTatctaatataaatgattctTTAATAcaacaatatatttttgaatcAATTGTTCAAGTATTTAGTGATGAATGTCATATATATAGTTTAGAAACTTTATTAAATGctgttttaaaaataaatagctCTTTGGATTTTAAAAGCATACTTATaacattattaaaaagatTAAGATCCTTTATTGAATCAAATAAATACGAATTAccaaaaaatattgatatttttaatttattttatgataATCTAGttttatatgtaaataaGACTTTGGAAACTTGCACAAAAACTAAGTTCAACTCAATCTATGAAAATTCCAAAAAATGCAAATTAAACAATGGGAATATGGAAAATTTGAAAAACTctgataataatgatattgtACAAAATAACAATGAttctaataatataaatgataattttaacaatttaaatagtgatttaaataatatcataaataataacaataatgaaataaaatataatacaaaTGATGATGTTGGTATTATAAATAGTGAAGAGTATGTACAGAATATAGTAAAAATGCTACAAGTTATTTATGAATTCATATTTTTGTGTATTCGTATTTACGACAATATAAGCATtagtaaattatttgtattgcCATATACAATTGTTTCAAATGTAAGTTTAGACAATGATTTAATATGCGAACAAGTAATTAGTATTATTGTACTTCCTTTTAGTTATTTAGGTTTAAGTGCTTTAAATAGTAAAGATATGCAAAAATTATTAAGTAGTGTTAATGAAagacataaaaaaaagttaagcTTAGATATAATAGATGCCATAATAGAATGCAAAAATAAATCTATAGTATATGAAGATGTAGAAGAAATCCTAAAATATATCTCTTACATATTTCatgagaaagaaaaaaaagatgatgtatttaatttagaaaacaGTTCAACATATACATCTGAGaaattatgtaaattttttcatatcatAACTAATACTAACAATATTGAACAAaagtataatatatatatgctattttataaatatattgcaGATAGTAGTTATCTTATCCATTTATTACCAACAATAATTTTCAGTATGTTGAATTTAGTTACAACAATAACAAATTTAGTAACTAATCAATcagaaaaaaaggaagatAATTATGATGATTTAGTTGAAGACAAAAACGATAAAATTTCTAATCATTTCAGTATAGATAGCCAAAATGATATCCTGGATGAAAAAAGAGTAAATCAATATAACATGtatgttaaaaatatttttaaatttattcataCCAACCTTTTGTCGGTATCTAGTAAAATTCCTCTTTTAGCtttcaaattatttttatatagtgCTGTTGtagtaaataattataataatttcttACAAGCATATCAGTATATATCTTTTGACAACTTAGAAGCAATTTGTTATGAATTTATTACTCAGcctttaataatatatgaagaagatataaatatatcatCACAACAATTCGATTGCATTATATGGGCTGTTGGAATAATGTGCTCACATATTACATTGcttgaaaatgaaaattatgaaaatattgcATTAAAACTGACACAACATGCAAgcaaattattaaaaaaaaaagatcaGTGTATTGGGGTTTTACAATGTTCTCATTTATATtgggaaaataaaaaatatagaaatagtAGTAAAGTTTTTGACTGCTTacaaaaaagtataaaaaatgcTGATATAGCTATGCAATCAAATAGtgataatatatttctttttgtatatatgCTACAGAAATATGTGTATTATTATGAAGCAGAAAATATTGAAATTACAGAAGACAGTTTGCATTACTTAATTAGCG